In Streptococcus gallolyticus subsp. gallolyticus DSM 16831, the sequence ACACGCCCACGTTTAAAATTTCCAATAAATTCTAGAAAAGGCGTTAAAATATAAATATAAACGCCAACGGTGTTAAAGCAAAGTGCAATCAACATCATCACAATGTCTGAAATTAGACTAACTAATGTCCGACGTTTAAGCCAATCATTAAGCATATGTGTACGTTCATCATCTTTATCCACTAAATTCTTTATAGTCTGCATAGCCAACTCATAGGTCATACGATTAATCAAAAATGCAGTTGCTAAATTAATACCACCAAAGAAAATAATAGCAATCCATTTGATATTAAATTCTACGAGCATCTTTGTTGCTAAAGGGTAAAGCGATAAAATTGCATGCGCAATAACATCCATAACAAATGTTCTAAAAGTTGTCGTCTCTGTTGCACGCATAGCTTGAAAACGACGATACCAAAAATTAATAATAATAACAAAGCTCACCAAAAAAAGAGCTATTTCTTCTAGAAGATACGGCAACTCCTTTGTCGTAGCAGGAACAGCGATTTCCAACACCAAAATAGTCATAACTATAGCAACAATAGCATCACTCAAGGCATCAAAACGCTCTTTTAATTGTTTCATAAGTACTCCCTTTTTATTTTAATTACACATTAGCTTCAATATATCCCTTATTCACTCACCAACTATCATAAACAGTAAGTCCGTATTGTTCAATCAGTCGATTAAGTTTTGTTCCATATGAAGTGTCTGTAGCATAGGTACCTGTAAGAGCTGCAGTCGCATCCTTGTAGGAAGTTGTGTTTGATCTATGCACACCAGCATAAATATCTTTTTGGAGAAATTGGGCATAATCTTCCAATGACTCTGCTTGGCTACCATACGAGCGAAATTTGGCATCAATGGTATAAGCATTACCACTTCCGTCATCTTCCCACGTTTTCATCGTGACTGATTGCCCATTGTAGTCCCCTTTTATGCCAAAAAAGTTATAATTAGGTGCTTGACTGAGAGCTGATTGACCGCTGTTTGATTCTAGAATCGCTTGCGCAATCATCACCGAAGCATAAAGGTCATTTTGCGCAGCAATTTGCCGTGCGGATTCGCCAATACTTTCAATAAAATTTATCGTTATTTGGTCAGATATTGTAGTAGAACTTGTGGTGTCAGCAGTTGCCGTACTATCTGCATCTTGTGCTTGATAAGTGAAAATCACTAAGGCGACACAAGCTAAAACCGCCAACAAACTCATGCCATATAAAGTCCATTTAGGAACTTTTTTCTGCCGACGATGACTTCTCGCTTTCTTTCTAACCTTTCGTTTTCTTGTTTTTGCCAAATCTGTCAATCCTTTCGCAAATTCACCTTTCAGTATAACAAATTTTTAATAAAAAAGAGACTGATAACTGTTGTCAAAAATAAAAATCAGCACCCAAAAGAGTGCCGATTATCAGCGTATTAGAACCCAGTAATTGATTATTTGAGGTTGGAAATCTAGCTTACAAAGCAAACATTAAAAAGTGCCTAATCAATTGAGCATGGGAAATCTAAATTAACCAAAGGTGACTAGCGCTGTTTTAATATGCCTTGACAGCGACCTTTAACAATCTATTTCCAGATTATTGAAATTCAAACGGCATGTAACTGCATAAACAAAGAAGCTGAGCACTTGGTCTCAGCTTCTTTGAAGGCAAGTTTTGCCTTTTATCATGTTGACCGTTACTTACACTGAAAAGTTTTTATTCTGCCAAATTTTTTAAAACATTGTTAACGATATTTTCGACAGTAATGCCATTTTCTGCTAACAATTCTTGCGCATTGTAGCGGTCATGAAAGGCTTTTTCAACACCGTAATTTTGGACTTTAAGTTCCGTATCACCAAGGTAGCTTGCAATCATTTGACCGTAGCCACCTTCTAAAATACCGTCTTCCAAAGTAACCACGACTTGGTGCTCAGCTTCTAAACTATCAAGTAATTCTTCGTCCAATCCTGTGATGAATTTTGGATTAACAATTGTCGCTGTAATACCATGTTTGTCAGCCAATTCTTTAGCAACTTCCTCTGCCAATCCGTAGAAATTACCAAGACCAAAGAGCGCTACTTGACTACCTTTTTGAGTCACTTGGTTCTTATTAAGAATTGAATAATCTGTCGTATCAGCAATACCAATTTCACGAAGTGGACCAACTGGAATGCGGATAGCTACTGGGTGTTCTTTTTGCTCAATTGCCCAATCAAGCATGGCAAGATGTTCTTCTTTACTTGTTGGTGCCAAGTAAACCACGTTTGGAATGTGAGCTAAGAATGGAATATCAAAGAAACCAAGATGACTTTCGTCGTTCAAAGAGCTAACAGACGCCATGTAAACAAGAGCTGTTACTGGCAAATTATTCAAAGCAATGTCATGTGACCATTGGTCATAAGTACGTTGCATAAATGTAGAAGCAACATACCAGACTGGTTTTGCACCGTTTTTAGCAAGCCCAGCTGACATTGTAGCTGCTTCTTCTTCAGCAATACCCACATCAACAAATTGTTTACCTGCTTGTTTGCGTTGGTCTTGGCTCAACATAAACATTGGTGTTCCAGCATTTACGGCAACTACTGTTGAGTCATTTTTGATTTT encodes:
- a CDS encoding TMEM175 family protein produces the protein MKQLKERFDALSDAIVAIVMTILVLEIAVPATTKELPYLLEEIALFLVSFVIIINFWYRRFQAMRATETTTFRTFVMDVIAHAILSLYPLATKMLVEFNIKWIAIIFFGGINLATAFLINRMTYELAMQTIKNLVDKDDERTHMLNDWLKRRTLVSLISDIVMMLIALCFNTVGVYIYILTPFLEFIGNFKRGRVMEAAFHEGQTFKEIVEHRAAVENLQERHENIKQRQQIHRQEVAERHAEHQKRHSKNHKSKKH
- a CDS encoding glucosaminidase domain-containing protein; this encodes MAKTRKRKVRKKARSHRRQKKVPKWTLYGMSLLAVLACVALVIFTYQAQDADSTATADTTSSTTISDQITINFIESIGESARQIAAQNDLYASVMIAQAILESNSGQSALSQAPNYNFFGIKGDYNGQSVTMKTWEDDGSGNAYTIDAKFRSYGSQAESLEDYAQFLQKDIYAGVHRSNTTSYKDATAALTGTYATDTSYGTKLNRLIEQYGLTVYDSW
- a CDS encoding 1-deoxy-D-xylulose-5-phosphate synthase — translated: MVLETISSPQDLKQLSREDLHRVVDEARQALLEKTSQHGGHNGPNFGMVEMTVAMHYVFNSPIDKFIFDVSHQSYVHKMLTGRAQAFLDPAHYDDVSGYTNPKESEHDLFTVGHTSTSLSLASGVAKARDLKDEAYNVVAVIGDGSLSGGMAYEGLNQIATEGTNTIVVINDNDQSIAVNPTGGIYTALRDLRESNGQADNNLFKALGFDYHYLDAGNNLDQLIALFEEVKDASHPVLLHIHTQKGHGVSFMEENREAFHAGGPYNPETGEYLGGAGAAETYNSITTDFVLDKIKNDSTVVAVNAGTPMFMLSQDQRKQAGKQFVDVGIAEEEAATMSAGLAKNGAKPVWYVASTFMQRTYDQWSHDIALNNLPVTALVYMASVSSLNDESHLGFFDIPFLAHIPNVVYLAPTSKEEHLAMLDWAIEQKEHPVAIRIPVGPLREIGIADTTDYSILNKNQVTQKGSQVALFGLGNFYGLAEEVAKELADKHGITATIVNPKFITGLDEELLDSLEAEHQVVVTLEDGILEGGYGQMIASYLGDTELKVQNYGVEKAFHDRYNAQELLAENGITVENIVNNVLKNLAE